GCGGGACCTGTGGTACAGGTGGGGCTACTGTAGGCGTTTAGCTAAAAATCTAAAAAGAATAAAAAATCATCAATAGTTACTTTTATGGAATAAAAAAGTTGACCCAAAAAAAAGCCCCGTCCAGGGACGAGGCTCTTTTCACACCGACTGCTTACATGAAGCTGTAGGTGTAGTTGAAGATCAGACGGGTCTGGTCTTCGTCCAGGGTGCTGGTGTTGCCACGATAAGCGCCGTGACGCAGCGTGGTGCCGAAGCCTTTCAGCGGGCCGGTCTGGATGACGTAGTCCACACGCAGGTCGGTTTCGCGCTCGTTCAGGTCCGGACCCGAACCGTTGGTGGCTTTGATGTCGCGGCCGTACAGGTAAGCAGCCGAAGCTTTCAGACCTGGCACGCCCAGGGAGGCGAAGTCGTAGGAGTACTGACCGTAGGTGGTGTTTTCACCAGCACGGATGAAGCTGCCCACGGTGGCGTCGGTGAAGGAGTAGAAGCTGGCGCCGCCGCCGCCTTCGTTTCGACCGTTGCCATCGACAACGTTGCCCTGGTTCAGGAAGACGAAGCCGCCGTCATCGTTGACACGCTGATGACCGAGCAGGAATGCGCTGCCACCCAGGGTGTAGGTGAACGTGGCGCTCCAGGTCTTGTTGTCGATCTCGCCCGGGGTCTTGGCGAAACCGGCGTTGTTGTTGAACTGGTAGCCAGCCTGGCCGCTGCCGTTCTTGCCGTCGGAGCTGCTGTCGAAGTAGCGAATGTCAGTCTTGAACGACTGGTTAGGCGCGATCGGGTAGACGTGCACCAGGCCCAGGAAGTTCTGTTTGTAGAAGTCTTCCAGGTTCGCGAAGTAGTACTGCAGCAACAGGTCTTTGGTGACCTTCCAGTCAGCACCGGCATAACGGAACTGGTTGCTGTCCTTGGTAGCGCCAGCCACGGACAGGCCAGTGCTGTTGGAGGAAGCGCGACCGGTCGCGTGCTCCAGTTGGCCGACGTTGAAAGTGACGTTGTCGATTTCCTTGGAGGTGATGGTGCCACCTTCAAACGTTTGCGGCAGCACGCGGCTGTCGTTCGCGATCAGGATCGGCATGTTCGGCATCAGAGCGCCACCGACGTGGGCCTCTGTCTTCGAGAAGCGTGCCTTGACGTTGGCTGCAGCACGGCTCCACGAGCTCTCTGCAGAACCATCGGAATCGCTAGGGTTGAAGGAGTTGTTGTCCGGGTGGTGGCCCTTGCCGCCATCCAGGTGGATGCCGACCAGTGCCTGGGCGTCGATACCGAAACCAACGACACCTTGAGTGAAACCGGACTGGTAATCGAACTTCAGGCCTTCAGCGGCCTCGCGCTGGCGGTTGGCTGGAATGCTGGCGCCTTCACGTTTGTCCGAGTCGAAATAGTAAGTACGCGAACTAACAGATGCCTTGCTGTCTTCGATGAAACCCGCGGCGCCTGCCTGCTGCGCCACAACCCCAAAGGCCACGGCCAAGGCCAAGGTGGACTTGTTCATTGTTAAGCTCCTCTAGTCTCTAATTCTTGTAGTCCTGGTTTCGGGTCAAGTGCCCGGAATCCTAAGATGCGCGATTAGCGCCGGACGGTGACTCACAAGTCAATCGTAACTTTGTGTGTCTACGACCATAGTCTAATCCCCGGTTTTTTGGTCCATGCAGGGTCATGAAATTGTCATAAACCTGAAAAGAACGGATGACTTCTTTTCTCATACCATTTAGGCATTTAGCTCACTCCTCCTGCACCCCTTCAGAATAGAGCGGCTGGCTAATAAGCTAATTCCTAAATGTTATTTATTTGGCGTTTCTTATATCGATTAGGTTTGGAAGCAATTCTGAAACAAAACCATTCGAAAAGGACAACGCCATGACCACCAGACGCGCACTATCCAGACCAATTGTTACAGTTTGTGTGTCGCTGTTATTTTCTTTTACAGCTCACGCAGCCAACCTCACGGTCGGCTACCAGACCGGCATCGACCCGAGCAAAGTCCCGCAGGCCGATGGCCTCTATGAAAAAACCATCGGTGAGAAGATCGACTGGCGTCGTTTCAACAGCGGACCGGAAGTGGTCACCGCCATCGCTTCGGGTGACGTGCAGATCGGCAACCTCGGCTCCAGCCCGCTGGCCGCCGCCGCGTCGCGCAACCTGCCGATCGTGGCGTTCATCGTTTCGGCGCAGATCAACGCCGCCGAGGCACTCGTAGTACGCAACGGCAGCGGCATTGATAAACCGCAAGATCTGATCGGCAAGACCATCGCCACGCCGTTCGTTTCCACCTCCCACTACAGCCTGCTCGGTGCGCTGAAGCACTGGGACCTGGACACCTCGAAAGTCAAAGTGGTGAACCTGCAGCCGGCGGAAATCGCCGCGGCGTGGAAACGCGGGGACATCGATGGCGCGTTCGTCTGGTCGCCCGCGCTGGGGGAAATTCGCAAGACCGGCAAGACCTTGACCGACGCCGCCCAGGTCGGCCAATGGGGCGCGCCGACCTTCGAGGTGTGGGTGGCGCGCAAGGATTATGCCGAGAAGCACCCCGACGTCGTGGCGAAATTCGCCAAGGTGACCCTGGACTCCTTCGCCGACTATGCGGCGCATAAAGACAGCTGGACGGCGGACTCCGTGCCCGTGCAGAAAATCGCCAAACTGACCGGTGCCAACGCTGCGGACGTACCGGAGTTGCTGGCCGGTTCTGCATTCCCGGATGCCCGGGCACAACAGACCAGCGCGCTGCTGGACGGCGGCACGGCCAAGGCGATTGGCGAGACGGCGAAGTTCTTGAAGGAGCAAGGGAAGGTGGAGACGGTGCTGCCGGACTATTCGCCTTATGTCAGCGCGAAATTCGTACAGGACTAACAACACGACCAATGATCGTTCCCACGCTCTGCGTGGGAATGCCTCATCGGACGCTCCGCGTTCGGCTCTTGATTTGGGACGCGGAGCGTCCCGGGCTGCATTCCCACGCGGAGCGTGGGAACGATCATTGCGTCATGCTCAGAGGGACTTCTCGAAGATCTTCGAATTGCGCTGATAGTTGTACAGCGACGCCCGTGCCGATGGCAGGCGCTCCACACTGCTTGGCGCAAAGCCACGCTCACGGAACCAGTGGGCCGTGCGGGTGGTGAGGACAAACAGGGTTTTCAAGCCCTGTGCCCGGGCACGGGTTTCGATGCGTTCCAACAGTTCATCGCCGCGCCCGCCATGACGGTACTCCGGGTTCACCGCCAGGCAGGCCAGCTCACCGGCATCCGAGTCGGCAATCTGATACAGCGCCGCGCAAGCGATGATCATGCCTTCACGCTCGACCACGCTGAACTGCTCGATCTCGCGCTCCAGCACTTCACGGGAACGGCGCACCAGAATCCCCTGCTCTTCCAGCGGGCTGATCAAGTCCAGCAAACCACCCACGTCCTCGATGGCCGCTTCGCGCACCACTTCGAACTGCTCCTGGGCCACCAGCGTACCGCCACCGTCGCGGGTGAACAGTTCGGTCAGCAGCGCGCCGTCCTCGGCGTAGCTGACGATATGACTGCGGGCCACACCGCCACGGCAGGCTTCGGCCGCCGCATCCAGCAGCTCCGCCTGATAGTTGCTGCCCAGACGCTGCAGATGCGCCGGCACCTGTTGCGGACGCAGCTCGCGGACCAGTCGCCCGTGCTCATCGATTAAACCTTCCTCGGCACCGAACAGCAGCAGCTTGTCCGCGCCCAGATCGATGGCCGCGCGAGTGGCGACGTCTTCACAGGCGAGGTTGAAGATTTCACCGGTCGGCGAGTAGCCCAGTGGCGACAACAGCACGATGGAACGCTCGTCGAGCAGGCGATTGATGCCCTTGCGGTCGACCCGGCGCACTTCGCCGGTGTGGTGATAGTCGACGCCTTCAAGCACGCCGATCGGCCGTGCGGTCACCAGGTTGCCGCTGGCCACCCGCAGGCGCGAGCCCTGCATCGGCGAAGACGCCATGTCCATCGACAGCCGCGCTTCGATGGCGATGCGCAGTTGGCCGACGGCGTCGATCACGCACTCCAGGGTCGCGGCATCGGTGATGCGCATGCCGTGGTGATAGTGCGGAGTCAGGCCACGGGCGGCCAGGCGTGCCTCGATTTGCGGGCGGGAGCCGTGAACCAGCACCAGACGCACACCCAGGCTGTGCAGCAGCACCAGGTCGTGGACGATATTGCCGAAGTTGGAGTGCTCGACGCCGTCGCCGGGCAGCATGACGACAAAGGTGCAATCGCGGTGGGCGTTGATGTAAGGCGAAGCGTGACGAAGCCAATTGACGTATTCGGGCATGAACCTGGGCCTGTAATAAATAGCAGCCGAGAAAAAGGGCGAACAGAAAACGCACAGCGGGCTGATGGTTATCGTCGGAACAGGCTTGGCGACACGCGCGCTCTCCTTATGAATACGGGTTGGGGTACTGGCAATTTAAACGGCTGCCCGGGCAATGCACAAACCTTGTAGGAGCCGAGCTTGCTCGCGATGAGGGCGTCACAGCCAGCATCGATGTTGCCTGACCTGCCGCCATCGCGAGCAAGCTCAGCTCCTACAAGGGTTGAATTCAACCTGCCGGTGTCAGACAGTAATGTTCAATCAACTGTCGTAATAGATGCACCGTAGGCTGCAAACGTGACATTTCGAGGAATTCTCCCGGCTGGTGGGCGCAGGCGATGTCGCCGGGGCCGAGCACCACTGTCTCGCAACCAAGCTGCTGAAGATAAGGCGCTTCGGTGCCGAATGCCACCGCTTCGGCGCTGTGGCCGGTGAGCTTTTCGGCAATCCGCACCAGTTCCGCATCCGCGACCTGCTCGAACGCCGGCACGTCAGGGAACAACGGCGCGTAGTCGATCTTGACCTGATGCCGCTCAGCAACCGGCTTGAGCCGCTGCAGGATCTCGGCGCGCAGGGCTTTGGGGTCCATGCCCGGCAGTGGTCGCAGGTCGAACTCCAACGAACACTGGCCGCAGATGCGGTTGGGGTTGTCGCCACCATGAATGCAACCGAAATTGAGCGTAGGCGTCGGCACGCCAAACTGCGGATTGCGGAATTCGCGCTGCCACAACAGGCGCAGGCCGCGCAGTTCACCGATGGCATCGTGCATGGCTTCCAGGGCGCTGTGCCCCAGGCGCGGGTCCGAGGAGTGACCGCTCTGCCCGAGAATGTCGATGCGCTCCATCATGATGCCCTTGTGCATGCGGATCGGCCGCAGCCCGGTCGGCTCGCCGATCACCGCCGCCCTGCCCAACGGCCGCCCTGCCTGCGCCAGCGCCCGGGCACCGGACATCGAGCTTTCTTCATCGCAGGTGGCGAGGATCATCAGCGGTTGCTTGAAGGGTTGATCGAGCAGGGGCTTGATCGCTTCGATGGCCAGGGCGAAGAAGCTCTTCATGTCGCAAACACCCAAGCCGATCCAGCGGCCATCGATTTCGGTGAGCTTCAATGGATCGGTCTGCCACAGCGCACCGTCGAACGGCACGGTGTCAGTGTGCCCGGCCAATACCAGGCCGCCGGGGCCGGTGCCGAAGGTGGCGAGCAGATTGAATTTGCCGGGGCTGACCTGCTGGATGTCGCAGGCAAAACCCTGATCGCCCAACCAGGCGGCCAGCAGGTCGATCACTGGACGGTTGGATAAATCGAGGCTCGGCTGGGTACAACTGACGGACGGTGCAGCGATCAGCGCAGCGAACTGATCTTTCATGGACGGCAAAGGCATCACAGACTCCAACCCCCGAATTGAAGTCCATCATAGAACCATCCGGCGACAGTAATAAACCGTCACAGACCCTATCCCGGTCGAGTCCTGTACACTGCACGACCTTGGCAGCCACACATTCCCCCCGGCTGCGCTCCCGATCCTGGATTTTCCGGCCATGCAGAAAGAAACCGAAATCAAACTCCGCGTCAGCCGCGAAACCCTCGCCGCCCTGCGCGAGCATCCTCTCCTGAAAAAACGCATCAAGTCGGGCTGGGAACGCCGTGAGTTGATGAATCAGTACTTCGACACGCCCGAGCGCGATCTGGCCGGCGCCAAGGTCGCCCTGCGCCTGCGCAAGGATGGCGAAGAAGTGATTCAGACCCTCAAGACCCGCGGCCAGAGCGTCGCCGGTTTGTCGGTGCGCAACGAGTACGACTGGCACCTGCCCAAAGCCAAGCTCGACCTGAAGAAACTCGACGGCGAGTGCTGGCCCGAGGCGCTGGCCGAGCTGGACAAGAAAACCCTGAAGCCGATCTTCACCACCGACTTCGTCCGCGAACGCGCCGAAATCGCCTGGGGCCGTGGCAAGGCCAAAGTGGTCATCGAAGCCGCACTGGACCTGGGCCATGTCGTGGTCGGCAAACAGAAAGAAGAAATCTGCGAACTGGAGCTGGAACTGCGCGAAGGCGAACCTGCCGCGCTGCTGGAACTGGCTGCCGAACTGGCCGAGAAACTGGCCCTGATGCCTTGCGACATCAGCAAGGCCGAACGCGGCTATCGCCTGTACGACGCCAACAGCTATTCGTTGAGCCTGCCGGCGCCGCAACTCACCGCCGAAACCCCGCTGGACGAAGCCTTCGCCGCGCTGTGCTGGCACTTGCTCGGCAGCAGTCAGCGTCTGGCCGAGCAATATCGCTTCAACGGCCACTGGCGCCTGTTGCTGGACTGGGTGGAAAACCTGGCTGAATTGCGTGCACTGATCAGCAGCCTGGGTCAGGCCGCGCCGCGTCAATCGACCCACGATCTGCGCGTCGCCCTGGACGCCCTGCTGGAAGACTGGCGCCCGCTGGTCCAGGCCGGTCTTGAAGATGAAGACGTGCGCAAGGCCGCGCCTGAGCAATTCCTCGAAGAACTCGAAGACCCGCGCTGGGGCCAGTTCTCGCTCAATACCTCGCGCTGGTTGCTGGCTAAAACCTGGGCCGCCGACCGCAACACCCGTGGCAATCGCCAGGGCGCTGCGCACCTGAGCAGCTGGCTGCCAAGGCTGTTGAGCGAGGAAGCCACCTCACTGCAATTGCAGCGCTACCAGCAGCAACCTGAAGACCTGGCCGAGCAACTGCCGCGTATCGAACGCATCCAGGTCTGGCTGCACCACGCGCGCAACGTGCTGGAGATTCCGGAAATGGATCGCCTGTACGGTGAATTGAACAAGCTGGCGCAACTGGCGAACGAACCGACGATCACTGACGAACTGCTTGATGCGCGCAAGCAGCAGGCGATTGCGGTTTACCAGAATCGCGCCTGGAAGACTCTGCTGCGTCTGTAATACCGCTATCGCGAGCAAGCTTTGCTCCTACAGTGTCGGTGTCGAGCCCAAATCTGGCGATCGACTCTGATCTGTAGGAGCAAGGCTTGCCCGCGATGAGGCCGGCACATCAAACGCAAATCTCAAACCGGCAAACTGGTGGTCGACTTGATCTCCGACAACGCCACAATCGAATTCACCTCCTGAATCCCCGGCACCAACGACAGCTTCTCGAAAAAGAATCGCTCGTACGCCTCGATGTCCGCTGCAACGATCCGCAGCATGAAGTCCACCACCCCCATCAGCACATAACATTCCAGCACTTCGGGAAAGCCGCGAATCGCTTCGGTAAATTCAGTGAAATTGGAACGCCCGTGGGCGTTGAGTTTGACCTGGGCGAAGATCTGCGTGTTCAGGCCGATTTTCTTGCGGTCGAGCAAAGTCACCTGACCACGGATGATCCCCTCTTCTTTCATCCGCTGAATGCGCCGCCAGCAGGGCGACTGTGAAAGTCCCACCTGTTCGGCAATCTGCGCACTGGAAAGCGAAGCGTCCTCCTGCAGCAGCGCCAGGATCCTGCGATCGTAACTGTCCAGCTCGCTCTGCATAAAAAAACCTTCTACTGATTAGTTTTTGAATTGATTTATTCGAATCAAGCTCAATTACGCTCATCTTAGATAAGAAATACCCGCCACCGAATGTAAATATTTCTCCAGTGATTTTGGAGAACAATCATGCCGCACCTGGAAGCCGTGAATACCTCGCCCACCCGCGCCGATGTCTGGAATGCCAGCAACGCGCACTGTCGCGTTCGTTATCAATTGCTGGCCGATGCCGAACCCGACCTGCTGTGTCGCGCGCTCAACCTGTTCGCCTTGCAGTGCCTGACACCGGAGCAAGTGAACGTGCAAAGGCAGGCCGACACCCTCTGCATCGAGGTGGTGATCGACGGATTGAGCTGGCATCGCGCCCAAGTGATTGCGGAAAAATTGCGCAATCTGATCAGCGTCCTCTCGGTCGATCTGCAAACCGCAGACGCCGCCTGGGTTGAAGCGGCTCAGGCTGCCGGCTGAAAAATATCGATATGGCTTCGTCGGGTAGTGGCCCAACGGTCTGTGACGCCACGACTATCCTTTGCGCACTTGTGTTCAAAAGGAGCCCGCATGTCCGTTCAACTCGCCTTTCAGGACCGCTGGCTGGATCTCAATGACGTACTGCGTGAACTGGTCGCCCAGGGCTACATCAGCCAGGACTCGGCCGAACACGCGCTCAATGCCCGTCGCCGTCACGCCAACCATGGCCAGATGCATCCCCTGGAGTTCATCGCCAGCCAACAACTGGACGACCTCAGCCGCCCCGGCAAACACCACGACCTGGAAAACCTGACCCTTTGGCTGTCCCAGCAGGCGGGCCAGCCTTACCTGCGCATCGACCCGCTGAAAATCAACGTCGCGGCCGTCATGCCGCTGATGTCCTACGCCTTCGCGCAACGTCACAAGATTCTCGCGGTATCGATCGACCGCGACGCCGTGACCGTGGCCAGCGCCCAGCCCTATGTCAGCAGTTGGGAAGCCGACCTGACCCACGTGCTGAAGTTGCCGATCAAGCGCGTGGTGGCCAATCCGGTGGACATCCAGCGCTTCAGCGTTGAGTTTTTCCGCCTGGCCAAATCGGTTACCGGCGCCAGCAACGGCGAGCAGCCAATCAACACCTTGGGTAATTTCGAACAATTGCTCAACCTGGGCGCCAGCGACCAGGAGCCGGACGCCAATGACGCGCACATCGTCAACATCGTCGACTGGCTGTTCCAGTACGCCTTTCAACAGCGCGCCAGCGATATCCACATCGAACCCCGGCGCGAACAGGGCACGGTGCGCTTTCGCATCGACGGCGTGCTGCACAACGTCTATCAATTCCCGCCGCAGGTGAGCATGGCCATCGTCAGCCGCCTGAAAACCCTGGGGCGGATGAACGTCGCGGAAAAACGCAAACCCCAGGACGGCCGGGTCAAGACCAAGACACCGGACGGCGGTGAAGTGGAGTTGCGGCTGTCGACCTTGCCCACGGCCTTCGGCGAAAAAATGGTCATGCGGATTTTCGACCCCGAGGTGCTGCTCAAGGATTTCGACCAGCTCGGGTTTTCCAACGACGACCTGCGCCGCTGGCAGGACATGACCCGCCAACCCAACGGCATCATCCTGGTCACCGGGCCGACCGGTTCCGGCAAGACCACCACGCTGTACACCACACTGAAAAAACTGGCGACGCCGGAGGTCAACCTCTGCACCATCGAAGACCCGATCGAAATGGTCGAGCCGGCGTTCAACCAGATGCAGGTCCAGCACAACATCGACCTGACCTTCGCCTCCGGGGTGCGCGCGCTGATGCGGCAAGACCCGGACATCATCATGATCGGCGAGATCCGCGACCTGGAAACCGCCGAGATGGCGATCCAGGCCGCCCTCACCGGCCATCTGGTGCTGTCGACACTGCATACCAACGACGCGCCAAGCGCCATCAGCCGCCTGCTGGAACTGGGCGTGCCGCATTACCTGATCAAGGCCACGGTCCTTGGCGTCATGGCCCAGCGACTGGTGCGTACCTTGTGCCCGCACTGCAAGGCCCCGCAAACCCTGGGCGAAGAAGACTGGCAAAGCCTGACCCGACCCTGGCAGGCACCGCTGCCCACCAACGCGCAACGGGCCATCGGTTGCCTGGAGTGTCGCGACACCGGCTACCACGGCCGCGCCGGGGTGTACGAAATCATGCAATTGACCGATGGCGTGAAGGCCCTGATCAATCCCGACACCGATCTGCTGGCGGTGAGGCGCCAGGCGTTCAAGGAGGGCATGCGCAGCCTGCGACTGTCCGGCGCGCAAAAAGTGGCGGCCGGTTTGACCACGGTCGAAGAGGTGCTGCGGGTGACGCCGCAGAGCGAGCAGAAGTAGGCGCGGCCTGAGGGAACTCGGTCAGGGGCAGGCAATCCAAGGGCGTAGATCAAACAGTGGAGTCACCCATCATGCGTTTCAAACTTGCTGTCGCCACCATCGCCCTCTTGTCCCTGCCAGTCGGCTCGGCGATGGCTGACAGCTTCTGGCGTAACGTCATTTCCTCCGGTGCAACCACCGGTTCGACCTACCTGACGTTCAAGGACCACAAGCTGATCATCGCCGCCCAGGACGATGCCAGCAGCTTCGTCGCCAGCGATGGCGGCATCCGCGGCCCGTACCTGGAAGCGGCGATGCAGAAAGTCCGCGCCGACAACCCGGGTCTGCAGGCTTCGGACATGGAATTGGCGAATGCGATTCTGGCGAAGAATGCCTTGGCTTCGGAATAAGCCTTTTGGCTGAACGAAAATGCCGCTCACATGAGCGGCATTTTTTATTGCCTCACTAAATCCCCTGTGGGAGCGAGCCTGCTCGCGAAGGCGGTTTAACATTCAACAGATTTGTTGACTGAACTGCCGCTTTCGCGAGCAGGCTCGCTCCCACAGTTGTTTTGTGCCGCCTGGAAGATCAGCGGTACTCATCCAGCGGTACACAGGCGCAAAACAGATTCCGGTCCCCGTACACATTGTCCACCCGATTCACCGCCGGCCAATACTTGTGGGCCCTGGTGTGTGCATCCGGCGTAACGGCCTGTTCGACGCTGTAAGGCCGCTCCCAGACCCCGGTGATATCGGCCAAGGTGTGCGGCGCGCGCTTGAGCGGGTTGTCCTCGGCGGGCCAGTTGCCGTTTTGCACTTCGGTGATTTCCGCGCGGATGCTCAGCATCGCGCCGATGAAGCGGTCCAATTCCGCCTTCGACTCACTTTCGGTCGGTTCGACCATCAACGTTCCAGGCACAGGGAACGACATGGTCGGCGCATGGAAGCCATAGTCCATCAGCCGCTTGGCCACGTCCTCCTCGGTGATACCGGTCGCTGCCTTGAGCGGCCGCAAATCGAGAATGCATTCGTGAGCCACCCGCTCGTTGCGCCCGGTGTAGAGCACCGGGAAGGCGCCGGACAAATGCCGCGCCAGGTAATTCGCCGCGAGGATGGCCACTTCGCTGGCATCCGCCAGTTGCGGGCCCATCATGGCGATGTACATCCAACTGATCGGCAGGATGCTCGCGCTGCCCCAGGGCGCGGCGCTGACGGCACCGTTCTGCGCCAATGGTCCCTCGATCGGTACCACCGGGTGATTGGCCACGAACGGCGCCAGGTGCGCGCGCACGCCAATCGGCCCCATGCCCGGCCCGCCACCGCCATGGGGAATGCAGAAGGTTTTGTGCAGGTTCATGTGGGACACATCGGCGCCAATGTCCGCCGGCCGCGCCAGCCCGACCTGAGCATTGAGGTTGGCGCCGTCCATGTACACCTGGCCGCCATGGCTGTGGATAACCTCGCAGATCTCGCTGATGCCTTCTTCATACACACCGTGGGTCGACGGATAGGTCGCCATCAGGCAGGCGAGCTTGTCGCCCGCTTGCGCGGCCTTGTCTTTGAGGTCATCGAGGTCGACGTTACCGGCCTCGTCGCATTCGACGATCACCACGCGCATCCCGGCCATCTGCGCCGATGCCGGGTTGGTGCCGTGGGCCGAGGATGGAATCAGGCAGATATCCCGCCCGCCCTGATGACGACTCTCGTGGTATTTGCGGATTGCCAGCAACCCCGCGTACTCACCCTGGGCACCGGAGTTGGGCTGCATGCAGATCGCGTCGAAACCGGTGATCGCGCAGAGCCAGCGCTCCAGTTCTTCGATCATCAACGAGTAGCCGACCG
This genomic interval from Pseudomonas putida contains the following:
- a CDS encoding OprD family outer membrane porin: MNKSTLALAVAFGVVAQQAGAAGFIEDSKASVSSRTYYFDSDKREGASIPANRQREAAEGLKFDYQSGFTQGVVGFGIDAQALVGIHLDGGKGHHPDNNSFNPSDSDGSAESSWSRAAANVKARFSKTEAHVGGALMPNMPILIANDSRVLPQTFEGGTITSKEIDNVTFNVGQLEHATGRASSNSTGLSVAGATKDSNQFRYAGADWKVTKDLLLQYYFANLEDFYKQNFLGLVHVYPIAPNQSFKTDIRYFDSSSDGKNGSGQAGYQFNNNAGFAKTPGEIDNKTWSATFTYTLGGSAFLLGHQRVNDDGGFVFLNQGNVVDGNGRNEGGGGASFYSFTDATVGSFIRAGENTTYGQYSYDFASLGVPGLKASAAYLYGRDIKATNGSGPDLNERETDLRVDYVIQTGPLKGFGTTLRHGAYRGNTSTLDEDQTRLIFNYTYSFM
- the tauA gene encoding taurine ABC transporter substrate-binding protein, with translation MTTRRALSRPIVTVCVSLLFSFTAHAANLTVGYQTGIDPSKVPQADGLYEKTIGEKIDWRRFNSGPEVVTAIASGDVQIGNLGSSPLAAAASRNLPIVAFIVSAQINAAEALVVRNGSGIDKPQDLIGKTIATPFVSTSHYSLLGALKHWDLDTSKVKVVNLQPAEIAAAWKRGDIDGAFVWSPALGEIRKTGKTLTDAAQVGQWGAPTFEVWVARKDYAEKHPDVVAKFAKVTLDSFADYAAHKDSWTADSVPVQKIAKLTGANAADVPELLAGSAFPDARAQQTSALLDGGTAKAIGETAKFLKEQGKVETVLPDYSPYVSAKFVQD
- the argA gene encoding amino-acid N-acetyltransferase, with the translated sequence MPEYVNWLRHASPYINAHRDCTFVVMLPGDGVEHSNFGNIVHDLVLLHSLGVRLVLVHGSRPQIEARLAARGLTPHYHHGMRITDAATLECVIDAVGQLRIAIEARLSMDMASSPMQGSRLRVASGNLVTARPIGVLEGVDYHHTGEVRRVDRKGINRLLDERSIVLLSPLGYSPTGEIFNLACEDVATRAAIDLGADKLLLFGAEEGLIDEHGRLVRELRPQQVPAHLQRLGSNYQAELLDAAAEACRGGVARSHIVSYAEDGALLTELFTRDGGGTLVAQEQFEVVREAAIEDVGGLLDLISPLEEQGILVRRSREVLEREIEQFSVVEREGMIIACAALYQIADSDAGELACLAVNPEYRHGGRGDELLERIETRARAQGLKTLFVLTTRTAHWFRERGFAPSSVERLPSARASLYNYQRNSKIFEKSL
- the argE gene encoding acetylornithine deacetylase produces the protein MPLPSMKDQFAALIAAPSVSCTQPSLDLSNRPVIDLLAAWLGDQGFACDIQQVSPGKFNLLATFGTGPGGLVLAGHTDTVPFDGALWQTDPLKLTEIDGRWIGLGVCDMKSFFALAIEAIKPLLDQPFKQPLMILATCDEESSMSGARALAQAGRPLGRAAVIGEPTGLRPIRMHKGIMMERIDILGQSGHSSDPRLGHSALEAMHDAIGELRGLRLLWQREFRNPQFGVPTPTLNFGCIHGGDNPNRICGQCSLEFDLRPLPGMDPKALRAEILQRLKPVAERHQVKIDYAPLFPDVPAFEQVADAELVRIAEKLTGHSAEAVAFGTEAPYLQQLGCETVVLGPGDIACAHQPGEFLEMSRLQPTVHLLRQLIEHYCLTPAG
- a CDS encoding inorganic triphosphatase → MQKETEIKLRVSRETLAALREHPLLKKRIKSGWERRELMNQYFDTPERDLAGAKVALRLRKDGEEVIQTLKTRGQSVAGLSVRNEYDWHLPKAKLDLKKLDGECWPEALAELDKKTLKPIFTTDFVRERAEIAWGRGKAKVVIEAALDLGHVVVGKQKEEICELELELREGEPAALLELAAELAEKLALMPCDISKAERGYRLYDANSYSLSLPAPQLTAETPLDEAFAALCWHLLGSSQRLAEQYRFNGHWRLLLDWVENLAELRALISSLGQAAPRQSTHDLRVALDALLEDWRPLVQAGLEDEDVRKAAPEQFLEELEDPRWGQFSLNTSRWLLAKTWAADRNTRGNRQGAAHLSSWLPRLLSEEATSLQLQRYQQQPEDLAEQLPRIERIQVWLHHARNVLEIPEMDRLYGELNKLAQLANEPTITDELLDARKQQAIAVYQNRAWKTLLRL
- a CDS encoding Lrp/AsnC family transcriptional regulator; protein product: MQSELDSYDRRILALLQEDASLSSAQIAEQVGLSQSPCWRRIQRMKEEGIIRGQVTLLDRKKIGLNTQIFAQVKLNAHGRSNFTEFTEAIRGFPEVLECYVLMGVVDFMLRIVAADIEAYERFFFEKLSLVPGIQEVNSIVALSEIKSTTSLPV
- a CDS encoding GspE/PulE family protein; its protein translation is MSVQLAFQDRWLDLNDVLRELVAQGYISQDSAEHALNARRRHANHGQMHPLEFIASQQLDDLSRPGKHHDLENLTLWLSQQAGQPYLRIDPLKINVAAVMPLMSYAFAQRHKILAVSIDRDAVTVASAQPYVSSWEADLTHVLKLPIKRVVANPVDIQRFSVEFFRLAKSVTGASNGEQPINTLGNFEQLLNLGASDQEPDANDAHIVNIVDWLFQYAFQQRASDIHIEPRREQGTVRFRIDGVLHNVYQFPPQVSMAIVSRLKTLGRMNVAEKRKPQDGRVKTKTPDGGEVELRLSTLPTAFGEKMVMRIFDPEVLLKDFDQLGFSNDDLRRWQDMTRQPNGIILVTGPTGSGKTTTLYTTLKKLATPEVNLCTIEDPIEMVEPAFNQMQVQHNIDLTFASGVRALMRQDPDIIMIGEIRDLETAEMAIQAALTGHLVLSTLHTNDAPSAISRLLELGVPHYLIKATVLGVMAQRLVRTLCPHCKAPQTLGEEDWQSLTRPWQAPLPTNAQRAIGCLECRDTGYHGRAGVYEIMQLTDGVKALINPDTDLLAVRRQAFKEGMRSLRLSGAQKVAAGLTTVEEVLRVTPQSEQK
- a CDS encoding DUF2388 domain-containing protein; this encodes MRFKLAVATIALLSLPVGSAMADSFWRNVISSGATTGSTYLTFKDHKLIIAAQDDASSFVASDGGIRGPYLEAAMQKVRADNPGLQASDMELANAILAKNALASE